In the genome of Oenanthe melanoleuca isolate GR-GAL-2019-014 chromosome 21, OMel1.0, whole genome shotgun sequence, one region contains:
- the LRRC38 gene encoding leucine-rich repeat-containing protein 38 → MLPCFPSCLLPFAGFACLLFLPGGHLCPAVCSCMDYHTIDCRDQGLPSVPNPFPLDVRKLLIADNNIQAIPADFFIFYGDLVYLDFRNNSLTSLEEGTFSSSTKLVYLDLSYNNLTQLDAGTFKSAEKLIKLSLGNNNLVDVDEAAFENLEQLQVLELNDNNLQSLKVAALEALPSLRTIRLEGNPWVCDCDFANLFSWIQDNASKLQKGLHEIQCSLPVENRRIFLNELSEVSFSECKFSLSLTDLFIIIFSGVAVSIAAILSSFFLATLVHCFQRCAPSKDDDDDEDDSED, encoded by the exons ATGTTGCCATGCTTTCCATCCTGCCTCCTGCCTTTTGCTGGCTTTGCctgcctgcttttcctgcctgggggtcacctctgccctgctgtcTGTAGCTGTATGGACTACCACACCATAGACTGCCGGGACCAAGGACTGCCCAGTGTTCCCAACCCCTTTCCTTTGGATGTACGGAAACTTCTCATAGCTGATAACAACATTCAGGCAATACCAGCTGActtctttatattttatggAGATCTGGTCTATTTGGACTTCAGGAATAACTCCCTCACCTCTTTAGAAGAGGGCACATTTAGCAGTTCTACCAAACTGGTGTATTTAGACTTAAGCTACAATAATTTAACGCAGCTCGACGCCGGGACATTCAAATCAGCAGAGAAGCTGATAAAGCTGAGCCTCGGCAACAACAACCTGGTGGATGTGGACGAGGCTGCCTTTGAgaacctggagcagctccaggtgctggagctgaacGACAACAacctgcagagcctgaaggTGGCAGCCCTGGAAGCGCTGCCCTCGCTGCGCACCATCCGCTTGGAGGGCAACCCCTGGGTCTGCGACTGTGACTTTGCCAACCTCTTCAGCTGGATCCAGGACAACGCATCCAAGCTGCAGAAAG GTCTCCATGAAATCCAGTGTTCCCTGCCCGTGGAGAACAGAAGGATCTTTCTGAACGAGTTATCTGAGGTCAGCTTCAGTGAGTGCAAATTCAGCTTGTCATTGACTGACCTTTTCATCATCATCTTTTCTGGAGTCGCCGTGTCCATCGCTGCAATCCTCTCCAGCTTCTTCCTGGCCACGCTGGTGCACTGCTTCCAGAGGTGTGCTCCCAGcaaggatgatgatgatgatgaagatgacaGCGAGGACTGA